A portion of the Daphnia magna isolate NIES linkage group LG4, ASM2063170v1.1, whole genome shotgun sequence genome contains these proteins:
- the LOC116920382 gene encoding astacin-like metalloprotease toxin 5 — translation MATKLGPSYLFSFSAVCVLLICCWASLVESNPVLAENNNQLDRDEVAFEAGEPLTDEEFNSDVQGKAVSIDNQGTQPWQHQPDSGLVGGDLLPEDAKNGNKNAAAKWPNAQVPYVISSSFSAKDRQVIASAMAMYHQKTCIRFVARGTQKDYVKIVRSRGCWSVKGRAGGVQELSIGDGCVSRATVVHELMHALGFDHEHQRPDQKKFIIVKYDNIQNQHRQWFEPLRPDAVNSIGRYDIKSVMHYNAYSSFAVDTSKPTMVTKTGGTTMGNEYGLTAMDVEKLKTFYCK, via the exons ATGGCTACCAAATTGGGCCCTAGttatctgttttctttttcggctGTTTGTGTGCTGTTGATCTGCTGCTGGGCCAGTTTAGTTGAATCCAATCCCGTCCTGGCGGAAAACAATAACCAGCTGGACAGG GATGAAGTTGCGTTTGAAGCTGGTGAACCGTTAACCGATGAAGAATTCAATAGCGATGTCCAGGGTAAAGCAG TTTCTATAGACAACCAAGGCACCCAACCGTGGCAACATCAACCAGATAGTGGACTGGTGGGCGGTGATTTACTACCAGAAGACGCGAAAAACGGCAATAAAAATGCGGCTGCAAAATGGCCGAACGCGCAAGTTCCCTACGTCATCTCCAGCAGTTTTT cgGCTAAAGATCGTCAAGTCATCGCGTCTGCTATGGCGATGTACCATCAAAAGACTTGCATCCGTTTCGTGGCACGTGGTACTCAAAAAGACTATGTAAAAATTGTTCGAAGCCGTGG CTGCTGGTCGGTAAAAGGAAGGGCTGGAGGCGTGCAGGAACTGAGTATCGGCGACGGATGCGTTTCCCGTGCGACAGTCGTTCACGAACTGATGCACGCCCTTGGATTTGATCATGAACATCAACGACCTgatcaaaaaaaattcatcatTGTGAAATATGACAACATCCAAAACC AACATCGTCAGTGGTTCGAGCCACTCCGGCCAGATGCAGTTAACTCTATTGGGCGCTACGATATAA AGTCGGTTATGCATTACAATGCTTACTCCAGTTTCGCTGTTGACACTTCAAAACCGACCATGGTAACAAAAACGGGAGGAACAACTATGGGAAATGAATATGGACTTACTGCG ATGGATGTCGAAAAACTGAAAACCTTTTACTGCAAATAG